A part of Larimichthys crocea isolate SSNF chromosome VII, L_crocea_2.0, whole genome shotgun sequence genomic DNA contains:
- the LOC113746151 gene encoding odorant receptor 131-2-like produces MSNNSSLVGGKVILLHYREIIIVVQVLFVIFLCINSLLIMTFFKKECFYTTTRYILFAVTLLSDSLMLVMSDILLILAEFGFPMQVWMCVIISVVVFVYNIVTPVTLTAMTLERYVAICMPLRHAELCSTRSTMHCILIIHGLSSVPCIVILSTFFASASFSLYKQPMICAIKIFMLYRWQDHVISAVQEFYFLIMVIIILFSYVKIMKVAKAASGEDKKSSWKGLRTVILHGFQLLLCLIQLWTPFIESTLLRFDLMLFAHVRLSNFILFGLTPKCLSPLIYGLRDETFSQALKNFFGLYKRNI; encoded by the coding sequence atgtCTAATAACAGCTCTTTGGTTGGTGGTAAGGTCATTCTGCTGCATTATAGGGAGATAATCATTGTTGTGCAGGTTTTATTTGTGATATTTCTTTGCATCAACTCTTTGCTCATCATGACTTTTTTCAAAAAGGAGTGTTTCTACACAACTACACGCTACATCCTATTTGCTGTTACACTTCTGTCTGATAGTTTGATGTTAGTCATGTCTGATATCCTCCTCATCTTGGCCGAGTTTGGATTTCCCATGCAAGTTTGGATGTGTGTCATTATCTCTGTTGTGGTATTTGTGTATAATATAGTTACACCAGTTACTCTGACAGCAATGACCCTGGAGCGATATGTGGCCATCTGCATGCCCCTGCGTCATGCTGAGCTGTGCTCCACACGCAGCACTATGCATTGCATCCTCATCATTCACGGCCTCAGCTCTGTACCCTGTATTGTTATTCTCTCCACCTTCTTTGCATCAGCCTCTTTTAGTTTGTACAAACAACCCATGATATGTGCCATCAagatttttatgttgtataGATGGCAGGATCATGTTATCTCAGCCGTACAAGAGTTTTACTTCTTGATTATGgttatcatcattttattttcttatgttaaaatcatgaaagtggccaaagctgcatcaggagaggataaaaagtcgTCATGGAAAGGGCTCAGAAcagtaattcttcatggtttccagctgctgctctgtctcatccAGTTGTGGACTCCATTCATAGAAAGCACTCTGCTTCgatttgatttaatgttatttgCTCATGTCAGGTTGTCTAACTTCATATTATTTGGTCTTACACCTAAATGTCTGAGTCCTCTCATTTATGGCCtcagagatgaaacattttctcaagcactgaaaaacttttttggcttgtataaaagaaatatttga
- the LOC113746153 gene encoding odorant receptor 131-2-like, with amino-acid sequence MSNNNSLVGGKVILLHYREIIIVVQVLVVIFLCINSLLIITFFRKECFYTTTRYILFAVTLLSDSFMLVMSDILLIFTHFGFAMQVWICIIISVVVFVYNIVTPVTLTAMTLERYVAICMPLRHSQLCSMRSTMHCILIIHGLSSVPCIVVLSTFFASASFSLYKQYRLCAIKIFMLYRWQDRVISAVQEFYFLIMVIIILFSYVKIMKVAKAASGEDKKSSWKGLRTVILHGFQLLLCLIQLWTPFIESTLLRFHLMLFTHVRLSNFILFGLTPKCLSPLIYGLRDETFSQALKNVFGLYKRNI; translated from the coding sequence atgtctaataaCAACTCTTTGGTTGGTGGTAAGGTCATTCTGCTGCATTATAGGGAGATAATCATTGTTGTGCAGGTTTTAGTTGTGATATTTCTTTGCATCAACTCTTTGCTCATCATAACTTTTTTCAGAAAGGAGTGCTTCTACACAACTACACGCTACATCTTATTTGCTGTTACACTTCTGTCTGATAGTTTCATGTTAGTCATGTCTGATATCCTCCTCATCTTTACCCATTTTGGATTTGCCATGCAAGTTTGGATATGTATCATTATCTctgttgtggtgtttgtgtaTAATATAGTTACACCAGTTACTCTGACAGCAATGACTCTGGAGCGATATGTGGCCATCTGCATGCCCCTGCGTCATTCACAGCTGTGCTCCATGCGCAGCACTATGCATTGCATCCTCATCATTCACGGCCTCAGCTCTGTGCCCTGCATTGTTGTTCTCTCCACCTTCTTTGCATCAGCTTCTTTTAGTTTGTACAAACAATACAGGTTATGTGCCATCAagatttttatgttgtataGATGGCAGGATCGTGTTATCTCAGCCGTACAAGAGTTTTACTTCTTGATTATggttattatcattttattttcttatgttaaaatcatgaaagtggccaaagctgcatcaggagaggataaaaagtcgTCATGGAAAGGGCTCAGAAcagtaattcttcatggtttccagctgctgctctgtctcataCAGTTGTGGACTCCATTCATAGAAAGCACTCTGCTTCGATttcatttaatgttatttactCATGTCAGGTTGTCTAACTTCATATTATTTGGTCTTACTCCTAAATGTCTGAGTCCTCTTATTTATGGCCtcagagatgaaacattttctcaagcactgaaaaatgtctttggcttgtataaaagaaatatttga
- the LOC109142058 gene encoding odorant receptor 131-2-like — protein sequence MAYNNSLVVSEVILPQFTDIIIIVQVLVVIFLCINSLLIITFFRKECFYTTARYILFAVTLLSDSLMLVMSDILLILAHFGFAMQVWMCIIISVVVLVYNIVTPVTLTVMTVERYVAICMPLRHSQLCSIHSTKHCILIIHGLSSVPCIVVLSTFFASASFSLYKQPRICAIKIFMLYRWQDHVISAVQEFYFLIMVIIILFSYVKIMKVAKAASGEDKKTSWKGLKTVILHGFQLLLCLIQLWTPLIESTDLKLFSHVRLSNFIFFGLTPRCLSPLIYGLRDETFFHALKNFFGLYKRNI from the coding sequence atggccTATAACAACTCTTTGGTTGTAAGTGAAGTCATTCTGCCACAGTTTACGGACATAATTATAATTGTTCAGGTTTTAGTTGTAATATTTCTTTGCATCAACTCTTTGCTCATCATAACTTTTTTCAGAAAGGAGTGCTTCTACACAACTGCACGCTACATCTTATTTGCTGTTACACTTCTGTCTGATAGTTTGATGTTAGTCATGTCTGATATCCTCCTCATCTTGGCCCATTTTGGATTTGCCATGCAAGTTTGGATGTGTATCATTATCTCTGTTGTGGTACTTGTGTATAATATAGTTACACCAGTTACTCTGACAGTAATGACTGTGGAGCGATATGTGGCCATCTGCATGCCCCTGCGTCATTCACAGCTGTGCTCCATACACAGCACTAAGCATTGCATCCTCATCATTCACGGCCTCAGCTCTGTACCCTGCATTGTTGTTCTCTCCACCTTCTTTGCATCAGCCTCTTTTAGTTTGTACAAACAACCCAGGATATGTGCCATCAAGATTTTTATGTTGTACAGATGGCAGGATCATGTTATCTCAGCCGTACAAGAGTTTTACTTCTTGATTATGgttatcatcattttattttcttatgttaaaatcatgaaagtggccaaagctgcatcaggagaggataaaaagaCGTCATGGAAAGGGCTCAAAAcagtaattcttcatggtttccagctgctgctctgtctcatccAGTTGTGGACTCCATTAATAGAAAGTACTgatttaaagttattttctcATGTCAGGTTGTCTAACTTCATATTCTTTGGTCTTACTCCAAGATGTCTGAGTCCTCTCATTTATGGCCtcagagatgaaacattttttcatgCACTGAAAAACTTCTTTGGcttatataaaagaaatatttga
- the diabloa gene encoding diablo, IAP-binding mitochondrial protein a isoform X2, with protein sequence MQAVRQCLVCASRGAGGLVRNQTDISLLQTNKSSFRRGAACMRFLSSESVRKPGVQKLGEWSDTAHTSIASLSVGRGLSALTFATQVENLSHDSLIKRAASVVTDSSSTLLSQTTLALIDALTDYSKAVHTRVAVQRRYLVSFGKLTSAEKDRFLEVINGQRAEISDRLEECRRFESTWINAVNLCKMAAEAARTSGAEQASITVRTNIQVAQSQVEEARKLTADADKKLAETKVEEIQRMAEYASSLEDSEEHEVHEAYLRED encoded by the exons ATGCAAGCTGTTCGTCAGTGTTTGGTGTGTGCCAGCCGCGGTGCTGGAGGGCTTGTGCGAAATCAGACGGACATTTCACTGCTGCAGACCAACAAGTCTTCGTTCAGGAGAGGAGCAGCATGTATGCGCTTCCTGAG TTCCGAGAGTGTCAGGAAGCCTGGAGTCCAAAAACTGGGAGAATGGAGTGACACCGCACACACAAGCATAGCATCTTTGAGTGTAGGCCGTGGGCTTTCTGCTTTAACTTTTGCAACG CAAGTGGAAAACCTCTCTCATGACTCCCTGATCAAAAGAGCAGCCTCGGTGGTTACAGACAGTTCAAGTACTTTGCTCTCCCAGACCACATTGGCTCTCATAGATGCCCTTACGGACTATTCAAAG GCTGTGCACACACGCGTTGCTGTTCAAAGACGCTATTTAGTGTCATTTGGAAAACTGACCTCAGCAGAGAAGGATAGATTCCTGGAGGTGATCAATGGCCAGCGTGCAgag ATTAGTGACAGACTAGAGGAATGCAGACGTTTTGAATCAACCTGGATCAATGCTGTCAATTTGTGCAAAATGGCAGCTGAGGCAGCACGCACTTCAG GAGCCGAGCAAGCGTCCATCACAGTGAGGACAAACATTCAAGTGGCCCAGTCACAGGTGGAGGAGGCACGGAAACTGACAGCAGATGCAGATAAGAAGTTGGCCGAGACTAAAGTAGAAGAGATCCAAAGGATGGCAGAATACGCTTCCTCTCTGGAAGATAGCGAGGAGCACGAGGTGCATGAAGCTTATCTACGAGAAGACTAA
- the diabloa gene encoding diablo, IAP-binding mitochondrial protein a isoform X1 codes for MQAVRQCLVCASRGAGGLVRNQTDISLLQTNKSSFRRGAACMRFLSSSESVRKPGVQKLGEWSDTAHTSIASLSVGRGLSALTFATQVENLSHDSLIKRAASVVTDSSSTLLSQTTLALIDALTDYSKAVHTRVAVQRRYLVSFGKLTSAEKDRFLEVINGQRAEISDRLEECRRFESTWINAVNLCKMAAEAARTSGAEQASITVRTNIQVAQSQVEEARKLTADADKKLAETKVEEIQRMAEYASSLEDSEEHEVHEAYLRED; via the exons ATGCAAGCTGTTCGTCAGTGTTTGGTGTGTGCCAGCCGCGGTGCTGGAGGGCTTGTGCGAAATCAGACGGACATTTCACTGCTGCAGACCAACAAGTCTTCGTTCAGGAGAGGAGCAGCATGTATGCGCTTCCTGAG CAGTTCCGAGAGTGTCAGGAAGCCTGGAGTCCAAAAACTGGGAGAATGGAGTGACACCGCACACACAAGCATAGCATCTTTGAGTGTAGGCCGTGGGCTTTCTGCTTTAACTTTTGCAACG CAAGTGGAAAACCTCTCTCATGACTCCCTGATCAAAAGAGCAGCCTCGGTGGTTACAGACAGTTCAAGTACTTTGCTCTCCCAGACCACATTGGCTCTCATAGATGCCCTTACGGACTATTCAAAG GCTGTGCACACACGCGTTGCTGTTCAAAGACGCTATTTAGTGTCATTTGGAAAACTGACCTCAGCAGAGAAGGATAGATTCCTGGAGGTGATCAATGGCCAGCGTGCAgag ATTAGTGACAGACTAGAGGAATGCAGACGTTTTGAATCAACCTGGATCAATGCTGTCAATTTGTGCAAAATGGCAGCTGAGGCAGCACGCACTTCAG GAGCCGAGCAAGCGTCCATCACAGTGAGGACAAACATTCAAGTGGCCCAGTCACAGGTGGAGGAGGCACGGAAACTGACAGCAGATGCAGATAAGAAGTTGGCCGAGACTAAAGTAGAAGAGATCCAAAGGATGGCAGAATACGCTTCCTCTCTGGAAGATAGCGAGGAGCACGAGGTGCATGAAGCTTATCTACGAGAAGACTAA
- the LOC109142057 gene encoding odorant receptor 131-2-like — MANNSSLVVGESLLRQINYQVIIVQILVISFLCVNLLLIVTFFRKECFHTTARYILFAVTLMSDSVILFVSDILLILSYFRFTMQRGMCIALFFTVYLYFVVTPLTLTAMTLERYVAICMPLRHAELCSTRSTMHFIVIIHGLSSVPSIVILAMIFSSVSISFCKQFTVCSIEMLLVHEWQDHLRSAINQFYFLMMCIIIVFSYVKIMKVAKAASGEDKKSTWKGLKTVILHGFQLLLSLIQLWCPFIESTILQFDFMLFVQIRYFNYVMFSLAPRCLSPLIYGLRDEKFFLELKSFGFFGLYSRNF; from the coding sequence ATGGCAAATAACAGCTCATTAGTTGTTGGTGAGTCTTTGCTGCGGCAGATTAATTATCAGGTCATTATTGTGCAGATTCTGGTGATAAGTTTTCTTTGTGTCAACTTGTTGCTCATTGTGACTTTTTTCAGAAAGGAGTGCTTCCACACGACTGCTCGCTACATCTTATTTGCTGTTACACTAATGTCTGATAGcgtgattttatttgtgtctgatATTCTTCTCATCTTGAGCTATTTTCGCTTCACAATGCAGCGTGGCATGTGCATTGCTCTGTTTTTCACTGTATATCTGTACTTTGTAGTCACACCACTTACTCTGACAGCAATGACCCTGGAGCGATATGTGGCCATCTGCATGCCCCTGCGTCATGCAGAGCTGTGCTCCACACGCAGCACTATGCATTTCATCGTCATCATTCACGGCCTCAGCTCTGTACCCAGCATTGTTATTCTTGCCATGATATTTTCATCAGTCTCTATTAGCTTCTGCAAACAATTTACAGTATGTTCCATAGAGATGCTGCTTGTTCACGAATGGCAGGATCATCTTAGATCAGCTATAAATCAGTTTTACTTCTTGATGATGTGTATAATCATTGTGTTCTCctatgttaaaataatgaaagtggccaaagctgcatcaggagaggataaaaagtcaACATGGAAAGGGCTCAAAACTgtaattcttcatggtttccagctgctgctcagtcTCATCCAGCTGTGGTGCCCGTTCATAGAAAGTACTATACTTCAATTTGATTTCATGTTATTTGTTCAAATCAGGTACTTTAATTATGTAATGTTTAGTCTTGCTCCAAGATGTCTGAGTCCTCTTATTTATGGTCTCAGGGATGAAAAGTTTTTTCTCGAGCTGAAAAGTTTTGGCTTCTTTGGTTTGTATAGTAGAAATTTCTGA
- the LOC109142056 gene encoding odorant receptor 131-2-like, whose protein sequence is MANNSSLVGGESLLRQINYQVIIVQILVISFLCVNLLLVVTFFRKECFYTTARYILFAVTLMSDSLILLVSDILLILSYFRFTMQLGMCTVLCFTVYLYFIVTPLTLTAMTLERYVAICMPLRHAELCSTRSTMHCILIIHGLSSVPSIVVLSILFASVSLSSYKQLTVCSIEVLLVHKWQDYLRSALNQFYFLMMCIIIVFSYVKIMKVAKAASGEDKKSTWKGLKTVILHGFQLLLSLIQLWSPFIESTILRIDVVLFVQIRYFNYLMFSLAPRCLNPLIYGLRDEKFFLELKRCLFWPV, encoded by the coding sequence atgGCAAATAACAGCTCATTAGTTGGTGGTGAGTCTTTGCTGCGGCAGATTAATTATCAGGTCATTATTGTGCAGATTCTGGTGATAAGTTTTCTTTGTGTCAACTTGTTGCTCGTTGTGACTTTTTTCAGAAAGGAGTGCTTCTACACGACTGCTCGCTACATCTTATTTGCTGTTACACTAATGTCTGATAGCTTGATATTATTAGTGTCTGATATTCTTCTCATCTTGAGCTATTTCCGCTTTACAATGCAACTCGGCATGTGTACCGTTCTCTGTTTCACTGTATATCTGTACTTTATAGTCACACCACTTACTCTGACAGCAATGACCCTGGAGCGATATGTGGCCATCTGCATGCCCCTGCGTCATGCAGAGCTGTGCTCCACACGCAGCACTATGCATTGCATCCTCATCATTCACGGCCTCAGCTCTGTACCCAGCATTGTTGTTCTCTCCATTTTATTTGCATCAGTCTCTCTTAGCTCTTACAAACAATTGACAGTATGTTCCATAGAGGTGCTACTTGTTCACAAATGGCAGGATTATCTTAGATCAGCTCTGAATCAGTTTTACTTCTTGATGATGTGTATAATCATTGTGTTCTCCTatgtgaaaataatgaaagtggccaaagctgcatcaggagaggataaaaagtcaACATGGAAAGGGCTCAAAACTgtaattcttcatggtttccagctaCTACTCAGTCTCATCCAGCTGTGGAGTCCATTCATAGAAAGTACTATACTTCGGATTGATGTCGTGTTATTTGTTCAAATCAGGTACTTTAATTACCTAATGTTTAGTCTTGCACCAAGATGTCTGAATCCTCTTATTTATGGCCTCAGGGATGAAAAGTTTTTCCTCGAGCTGAAAAGATGTCTTTTTTGGCCTGTGTAA
- the or95a1 gene encoding odorant receptor 129-1 yields MHNLTELPGNATSHNSMSVIIKVCVVIPFFCVFLCCIAVMLHIFASHRQFLDTSRYILFACMLINDTLQLLSSVLLFLLVMGQLKFALVYCVPLLVVSTATFQNTPLILATMSLERYVAIFYPLQRPAAWRSDRIWIIILSLWLISSIFPIIDHTIGEHDPTVNVLSTPVLCKPAVVNSSPTQRLFRAAVFVLFFAVVAVIILFTYVRILLETRKLRQDQVSVSKAMHTVLLHGFQLLLCILAFTSPITETLIVLHAKWLPEDIAFFNYFCFVLIPRFLSPLIYGFRDQTLRVYIGKTFFCCSNKAKPYGRGKVQDNLSVP; encoded by the coding sequence ATGCATAATCTGACTGAACTTCCAGGCAATGCAACTTCCCACAATAGCATGTCTGTGATCATCAAGGTGTGTGTAGTTATCCCCTTCTTCTGTgtcttcctctgctgcattgCTGTCATGCTGCACATCTTTGCATCTCACAGGCAGTTCCTGGACACCTCACGTTACATCTTGTTTGCCTGCATGTTGATCAATGACACCCTCCAGCTCTTGAGCTCtgtcctgctcttcctccttgTCATGGGCCAGTTGAAGTTTGCTCTTGTCTACTGTGTTCCCCTGCTGGTTGTTTCCACTGCCACTTTCCAGAACACACCGTTAATCTTGGCCACCATGTCACTGGAGCGTTATGTTGCCATCTTCTATCCCTTGCAGCGCCCGGCCGCCTGGCGCTCAGATCGCATCTGGATCATTATTCTGTCCCTGTGGCTCATCAGCTCCATCTTTCCTATAATTGACCACACCATCGGGGAACATGACCCCACTGTAAATGTCCTCTCTACACCGGTGCTTTGCAAACCTGCCGTTGTTAACTCATCTCCAACTCAGAGACtgttcagagctgctgtgttcGTTCTGTTCTTTGCAGTAGTGGCTGTTATCATCCTCTTTACATATGTGAGAATCCTGCTGGAAACCAGAAagctgagacaagaccaagtgTCTGTGAGCAAAGCCATgcacactgtgctgctgcacggctttcagctgctgctgtgcatacTGGCCTTCACCAGCCCCATCACTGAAACTCTCATAGTACTGCATGCCAAATGGCTTCCAGAAGACATTGCCTTTTTTAATTACTTCTGTTTCGTCCTAATCCCACGCTTTCTCAGCCCGCTCATCTACGGCTTTAGAGATCAGACTCTCAGGGTGTACATTGGGAAAACTTTCTTCTGCTgctcaaacaaagccaaaccCTATGGGAGAGGCAAAGTGCAGGACAACTTGTCTGTTCCTTGA